The sequence below is a genomic window from Flectobacillus major DSM 103.
GAAAAAGTGTTTGAGCATACTTGCGGTGGTGAGTGTTGTATTGATGAGTTTTCAATATGGTATGCAGGAAAACGAACCAACAAACAAAGTAGCATTAGGGGAAAAGTTATTTTTTGACCCTATATTGTCTTCTAAAAAAACACTTAGTTGTGCTTCTTGCCACAAACCAGAACTGGCTTTTGCCGATACCGTTCAGTTTAGTACAGGCGTAGATGGAGCTCCGACCGACAGAAATACCCCCTCTGCTATGAATCTGGCAGGCCGAATCCACTTATTTTGGGATGGTCGCTCCAACTCGCTGGAAGAGCAAGCCATACAACCCATTATTTCACCAATCGAAATGAATCTCCCTATTGAACAGGCCGTAGCACGACTCAATGAGGACAAAGTATATAGTAGAGCGTTCAAGAAAATTTATAAATCACAAGCCACCGAAAAACTTTTGGGTGATGCCTTGGCCGCTTACCAGAAAACACTCGAAACAGCCAATACACCTTACGACCGCTATATCAATGGCGACGACTCGGCCATGAGTGCCGAGGCCATTCGAGGCAGGCTTTTGTTTATTGGTAAAGCTAATTGCTCTAATTGTCACGCTGGCGAAGATTTCACGGCAGATAGGTTCAAGAATATTGGCCTATTCGACGGCAAAAAGCTAAATGATATTGGTCGATTTAAAATAACCAAAGATTCTAGCCATTTGGGGCATTTTAAAGTACCAGGGCTTAGAAATGTGGCCATTACACCGCCGTATATGCACAATGGTATGTTTAAAACCCTCAGAGAGGTTATAGAATATTATAACCAGCCCGATGCCATTGTAAGGAATGGTATCAACCGTGATTTGTCGTTGAGTGCTCCGCTCAACCTAACCAAAAGTGAAATAGCTGATTTAGAGGCTTTTTTAAGGGCTCTTACCGACGATAGATTTTTGAAAAAGTAAATTTTGTGTACAACTTAAATAATTGATTTTTAACTATTTTTCAACAACTAAATCCCAGAACTATGACGAGGCTCATCAAGTTTCATTTGGTCTATCACGACCAATGCCAGTAATCTATTGGCTATTTCTTAAATCTTAACTTAAACCCCTTCGTCCACCTGAGCAAGTTTATGATTGGTTGGTATCTTCTACATTTGTAAAGGTGGACCACTAAACATTCTAAATAGTATTATGAAAAGTAATTTTCTAAAAGGAGCGTGTCAGGTCTCGCTACTTAGTTTGTCGTTGGCAAGTGTATCTTTTGCCACCGAAAAGCCCATCCTGAAAGAAGGAAAATGGCGTGGAGAATTTAAAGTAAATGAAACGCGTGTACCTTTTAATTTTGAAATAAAAGGTAAATCTATCGAATCAGCTACTTTGACTTTACTGAACGGTAGCCGCCGAGATGACTTTCAGGTAAAAACTATTGCAGGCGATAGCATTTTTGTAAAGATGAATACTTATGATGCAGCTTTGGTAGGCAAAATAGATGAAAATGGAGCTTTTAAAGGGGTTTACAAAAGCCTTGTTCCTAACTTCAGAGGCAACTCGCTGCCATTTGTGGCTGAGTATGGCAAAACGTATCGGTTTGTAGAACCTGGCCAAAACCAAAAACCTGTAACCAACGTATCTGGAAAATGGAACGTCAAAATCATTAGTAAAGACCCCAATGCAGCTAATTCGGTAGCTCTTTTAGAACAAAAAGGCAATAAACTTACAGGCGTTTTGATGACCGTTGTAGGCGATACCCGTGAGCTCGAGGGAACAATCCAAGGAAATGAATTTCGTCTTTCAGGTTTTACAGGGCCTAGTCCAGTGGCTATCAGAGGCAAAATCAATGACGATTTAACATCTATTAGCGATGGTGAAATCAGTTTTGGAATTTATGTTACCCAAAAATTTGAAGCCGTAAAAGATAATAAAGCAACATTACCAGACCCTTATAAGTTGACTTTTCTGAAAGAAGGATATAAGAAATTAGATTTTACCTTTCCTGATTTGACAGGTAAGCAGGTTTCATTGAGCGATGACAAATACAAAGGCAAAGTGGTGATTGTAGAAATAATTGGAACATGGTGTCCTAATTGTACCGACCAAACCCGCTTTTTGTCACCTTGGTTCAAGGCCAACAAACACCGTGGTGTCGAAGCTATTGCTATTGGATTTGAACAAAAAGATGATTTGGAATATGCCAAATATACTTTAGGAAAACTTCGTGATTTTTTTGGCATTGAATACGATATTCTTTTTGGAGGAATTGCCGATAAAAAAGTAGCAACCGAAAAACTCGCTGCACTTAACAGAATGGCGGCTTTCCCAACAACCATTATTATCGACAGAAACGGTGATGTTCGTGAAATATACACAGGTTATACAGGTGAAATTACAGGCAAGTATTTTAAAGATTATACCAAGAAATTCAACAAAGTGCTAGATGCCCTTATTGCAGAGCCTAATCCCTACGAAAAGGCTACTATCACAACCGCTAGTCTGAAATAGTATTCATATTTTGTTGATTGCTAAATCCAGTAAGGGATATGGATTTAGCAATCAATATATTCAATCTTCTGTTCATGTAGCCTGCTATTATAGGCTATAAATATCAAGATTTTGGAGAATAGTACTTCTATAAGCCCATGACTTATAGCATGATACTGCTACCTTGATATTTTTTTAAAACTTTCATTTAATGGGCAAAAAAACTACAATTTTATATTTGCTTTTGTCTTTATTCGGCTTGAATCAAGGCTTTTCACAGCAAAAAGTGGTTACTGGAAAAGTAACATCACAAGAAGATAATTCACCACTGATTGGCGTATCGGTGGTTATCAAAGGAACAAACACAGGAACTACAACAACGCCCAACGGAACATTTAGGCTGAATTACCTGAAGGGGTCTACGTTGGTTTTCTCATTTATTGGTTATCAAACCAAAGAAGTACCCATTACATCAGGAAGTGAAATAAACATATCGTTGAGCCCTTCTATAAATACTTTGGGTGAAGTACAGGTTGTGGGGTCACGTAATGCCAATCGTACCAAGCTCGACTCGCCTGTACCAGTCGATGTGGTCAATATCAAGCAATTACAAGAGTCTGCTCCGCAGGTTACTATTACTCAAATATTACAATATGTAGCACCATCGTTTCATTCGGCCGAAAGTAGCGGGGGCGATGCTGCCAGTGCAACCAACTTGGCTCAGCTAAGAGGCTTGTCGGTTGACCAAGTCTTGGTATTGGTCAATGGCAAACGACGACACAAAAGTTCTAATATCAATTTTGGTGGCAATGGCAACGGTTCGACAGGCTATGACCTCAACGCTTTGCCTACGGCTTCGATTGAACGAATTGAGGTGCTTCGTGACGGTGCTGCCGCACAGTATGGCTCAGACGCTATTGCGGGTGTAATCAATATTGTTTTGAAAAAAAATACCGACAATCTATTGGTTAGTACAACAGGGGGCGTAAGGTATTCGGGCGATGGCGAATTTACGAGAAGTAGTATCAATTATGGTTTTAAAACAGGCGAAAATGGAGGCTTCGTCAATTTAACAGCCGAATTTGGTACACAAGGTATTGCCGAGCCTGTAGGTGGTGGCGACAATGGCTTGTACACAGGCCCAATTTATGGTGGTGGTGCTGGTGTTAGAGACTACGATGCCATTTTTACCAAAGAAATAGACGAAGCTATTTTAGCAAAAAGAGGTTTGACCCGAAAATATTTTAACCAAAGGAGTGGTCCCAACCGTCAAAAAGATGCTTTAACGTTCTTCAATGCAGCTTTGCCATTGAGCAACGGAGCCGAATTTTATGCTTTTGGGGGATTGAGTTACCGCAACTCTGAGTTTACAGCCGTACGTCGTCTTCCGGGCTGGGGTACACGCAACAATACATTTATTTATCCAGATGGCTTTTTACCAGCAATTGAACTAGGTATTTTAGACAAATCATTGGCTGTCGGAATTCGTGGAAAAGTACGAGGGTGGTCGGTTGATTTTTCCAATGTATATGGAGGCAATAGCTTTACCAATCGAGTAACACATTCGTTGAATGCAAGTTTGGGTTTGAAAACCCCCAAGAATTTTTTTGCTGGAGCGTATGGAGCAAGCCAAAATACCACTAGCTTAGATTTTAGCCAATATTTTGATAAAGTTTTGCATGGGCTCAATATTGCTTTTGGGGCACAGTATCGAGTAGAAACCTACTATGTAGAAAAAGGTGAACCCAACTCATATATCAAAGCCGACACCCGAACCATTTACGACATAGATACTACTTATCAGGGTATTCCTTATTTACAAGAAGCTGGCCAAACAGCCCTCAATGGTACTGCCGCTGGCTCGCAAATTTACCCTGGGTTTAGGCCAGAAAGCGAAACCAATGTTTCTCGTTCTATTGTATCGGCCTATTTGGATTTAGAAACCAACATTACTCCTAGCTGGACACTTTCAGGAGCATTACGTGTCGAAAACTTCTCAGATTTTGGAAACGTACTAACAGGCAAAGCGGCTACTCGTTATCAGTTTGCTCCTTGGTTAGCTATTCGTGGCTCGGTTAGTTCGGGTTTTCGTGCTCCTGATTTAGCCCAGTTTTATTATACAGCGGTTTCCACTTCGTTTTTGGGTGGGGTTGGGGTCGATATTTTAACGGCCTCTAATGTAAGTGCGGCAGCTCGTGCTTTGGGTATTCCGAGTTTGACACCCGAAAAATCAAGAGGATATACCCTTGGATTTACCTCAAAAGCGAGTCGCAATATTGAACTTTCTATTGATGCTTATTCGATTGATATTGATGATAGAATTGTACAAACAGGTAACTTTAGCTCAAGTGCTGCGAATTTGCCAGCCGACCTAAAAGCTGCCTTTGCTGCTACTGGGGCTAATCAGGCCAATTTCTTTTATAATGCCATCAGCTCTCGAACTCGTGGAATAGATATTACCTCTAGCTATAAGGCCCAAATAGGCAATGGTAATTTTACCTTTATTGCGGCGGCTAATTTTGGCAAAAATGAAATTCGCAAAATCAACACTCCCAAGGGTCTTGAAGCTTTTGTAGATGTAATTGTAAGTCCAACCGAAAAGGTGCGTGTTGAATCGTCTATTCCACAAAGGAAAATTAGTTTGCAAGGATTATATGCTATTGACCGCTGGAATTTCTTGTTGAGAACTGTACATTTTGGCGATGTTAATGTGGCAACCAACTTTGGCGGGGGTAATATTTTCTACCAAAACTTTAGTCCTAAATGGATTACCGATGTGTCGGCAGGATACAAAATTTCACCAACTATACAGGTTACTGCGGGTATAAACAATGTGTTCAACGTATTGGCCGATTATACCGACCAGTTAGTGGCTGGCCGACGTATTGCCACACCAGGAGGGGGGCAATTTGTATCGACAGGTGGTCGTGCATTTGTGCGTTTGGCAGCTACTTTTTAGTTCTTGAGTATTTCATTTAATCTTGGTAATTATGACAATTCATTCAAAATATCTTTGGGGTATTATTTCTATTATTGCTCTTTCTTTGACATCCTGCAAAAAATCATACCTCGATTTTCAGGAAGAAGGCGAACCTCTTTCGGCAAAAATCCGCTTTGTTAATGCACGAAATAATGGTGCTTCAATACACTTTTGGACATACATTACGCGTGTAACAAGTAGTTTAGTAACTCAAAACCAATCCACTAATTATATCAATACTCAGTTTGGTGATGTCCAGATCAGTTTTTCAGAAGGAAGCAATAGTACCTTAAAGGCATCAACTCAGTTTGGCAATGCCGCTACATTTGGAGCGTCGGGTGGCCCCAATGGCCCTATTCCAGATTATTACCACACGGTTTTTGCTATTAGAAAGAAAAACTCGGTAACTAACGATTCCTTGATTTTATTTTATGATGACTTGGTTGCTCCTGCTGCTGGTAAAGCCAAAGTACGATTTGTGCATCTGGCTCCGTTGGTAAGCGATATTAGGGTAAAAGCCAATAGTAATACGTTGTTCAATAGTATTGCTTATGGCCGTGCAGGAAACTCGATTATTGCTGGAACAGGCTTGAGTGCCTATTCGCTTGGGCCATTTGTGAGTGTCGATGCTGGAACTTTACGTTTTGAGCTTACCAAAATTGCCAACGAAAGTAATTTGGCATTAGCTCGACAAGAAATAGCCGTTCAAGAAGGGAAGATTTATACCATTTATCTGAGTGGTGTTACCGACACAGCTCTTACCCTAAATAGCTTTACTCATAACTGATAAAAGGAATAGCATTTTAAACTACTTCATCGATATGAGTGATTCTGAAATTTAACATGAAAACACAAGTCATCCCGAATAATCAATAAATGCCTTAGAGTTGTGTGCTTTTTTTCCAATAAATACTCACAAGAAGGCTTTATTACAAATTATCCCAAAATTCGGGATGACGCATGTTTGTTACTCTTTTAATTCTGTTAAAGCCGCCTGAGCTTTGTTGTCTATTGAGTTTTTGTATTCGTGTTTTTTGTAGGAAATAGCCTTTTCAAACCATCCAATAGCTTTTTTATTATCTTTTCGTTTTTGAAAAATATAGCCCAATTGTAAAGATGAACTTGCTCCAAAATGGGTATCAAGATTACTCGCCAAAGTTACACTTCGTTCAAAAAGTGTAATAGCTTGGTCGGTATCGTTGAGATTTTGTAAAATTTTGCCTTTTCTAAAATTATATTCAGCTTTTTCGATAGTGCTAGTACATACACTTTCTGAAAGGTCGTTAATATATTCTAGGGCTTCTTTATAGTAACCGCCATCGGTAGCAAATCGAGCTTTGATTAAAGCTTTATTAGGTAAACTTTTGGTTTTAGCGTATGTTTCATAAAACTTTTGAGCAGCCTTATCCGACTCTGATAGCTTTTTTCCTACATTATTGATTTGTAATAAATAGCCCTTCGCCTTGTTGTCTTCAACGCCTAGCCAATTGCAAAGAAACAACTTATAGTGAGCATCTTTGATAAAGCTATGCCCTCTAAATTTTTTAAGATAATTGCTATAATATACCTCTGCTTTGTCGTATTGGCCTTTTTGCAAATAAATATCCCCTGTGTACAAATCAAAAATAGGTAATACCAAATACCCTTGTGTAGTAGGAATTTTTTGAAGAATACGCCATGCCTGCTCACTTTTATTATCTTTTTCGGCAATGGCCACACCCAAAAACACAGCCGATAAGCTTTCTGGATTTTTTTGTATGTAGTCGGCTACCTCGTTTCTTACACGGTCGTTGATGGGCAATATATAGCTTTGTACAAATAGTTTATAAAAACGAGCTTCTGTACCAAAAATTTTGTCTTGACTTGCCAATTCTAATTCATGAACACCTTGGTCTATATTACCTTTGAGACCTAATATTTTGGTAATCCAACGATAATTTTCGGGAACAGAGCCAATCAAAACATGTATTACGCCAAGGATTTTGTTGGTAGGAGTAAAAGAAGGGAATAATTTTTTATTTTCTTCCAATAGCTTATAAGCACCAATAACATTCATGCCTGCCTTGGTTTCGTGGCCAAGTTTCATTTGAACCAAAGCCCAGTGAAATTTGATTTCGGCACGAAGCAAGCGATTGTATGGCGATTTTGGGTCAATATCTTCGAGCATATCTAATCGTTCGTCGGCTTTGTCGTATAGGTTATCATAATCACCTTCACTTTCATTGGCATAAACGGTAATCATATCGGCAAGGTCGTCGAGCCAAATTTTGATACCATTATTGGAAGGTTCTTTGGCTAATAGCTGTCGGGCGTGTGGAATCTTGAATTTGGTAACCTCGGTGTAAGCATTCTGCAAACCAGGCGTAAAATCAAACGTTTGAGCTTGGGTAATAGGGCCATAACTAGCCAACCAATACCATACAATGCCTAATAAAATACGGAAAACTTGACCTTTAAGGAGTTGTTGTTGTGTGCTTTGATTCATGTAAATGGATTATCGTTTTGCTAAATTATCCTTGATAATTACCTGACTACTCAGATAAATCTTCTTGTTTTTCTTCTGTTTTTCTTTGAACAAATTAGGATTGCCAATTGCTGTAATAAGTAATATCGTGAATGGCGGAATAAGCCAAATAAATCGAGTGGCAAAAGATGTTATCGTTGTTTTCATCGTGATAAGTAGTTTTTACAAATATATTAAAAATATATAATCTATAGAATTAGTATATTTTATTTTTTGTATTTTCTCTCTTTTTTTAGCTCAAATGAGTTCTATTTATCGTAAAATTGCTATAAATGACATATATCATTTATTAAATTCTTCTTTTAAATACATAAAATTTCTATAATATACATTATTCTTCATTAGTGTATATTATGAAAATAAAGTATATAAAGTTTATAGATTAAGTAGTTTTAATCTTGTAATTTTGTCATATCAACTTAGCTATAGCAATTCATAAGCATGAACATAAGATTTTAGTCAAGTGGCTGAGTGGTTAGGCGAAGGTATGCAAAAGCCTTTAACAGTGGTTCGAGTCCACTCTTGACGCAAATAATTCACAACACTTTAAAGTAAATTGTCAGATGAGCACTAATCAATTAAACTATATACATTTGAATTGGGACAGAAATTTTCCTTTAAAAACCTATAAGAAACCTAATCGTGCTTCTTTATTGAAAGTAGGAGATAGATTTCCAAGTTTGACATTAGATAAAAATGCTTTAATCTTACAGCATATTCCTTATAATTTTGACAACCAACCACCAGTGCATTTACGCAGATTGATGAATCGTAAGCCACTGGTTATTAGTTTTTTGTCGGGAGGATGGAACGGCTATGGCCTAAAACACCTTCAGAAATTAGTAGAAGCGTATCATGAAATATTACATTTTGGCGGAAACTTATTGGTAGTTGTACAAGCTACACAAAAAGAAGTAAAAGAAATGGTTCAGCATTTTGATATTCCTTTCAACCTACTGGCCGACCCTCATAACCAACTAGCAGCACAGCTAGGTTTGTATCAGCCCGAGTTTCCTATCTGGGAACGTATTGCTGGTATTTCGGACGATGTAATTTTGCCTGCTACGTATGTTATTTCGGCAAGTGAAAAAGTAGTGTATGCCTCTGTTGACCACAACTTCGACAAACCTTTTAAGGCTACCGAAATGTTAGCGTCGGTGTTTGGTGCAAGCAAAAATATTCCTGTTGTAATTATGCAAGAACTGGCTGCTTAATGTTGCAATATTAGTCTATAAAAACTATAGAATTTATATTATGAAAGCAATAGAAATACTAACAGACTCATTTTTAGAACAGACTAATCTTGGCGAAAAAATTCTACTTGGATTGGTAGGTACAATAGTAACCATATTGTTAGGTATTTCCGTATTTCTGCTGAGCGATAATTATTTCCATTTGTGCTAAGGTTCAGCCATCTGAAAAGTACAAAATACGCTTGTTTGCAATAATTATATAGCTTATTATCAACAAGTTAGTTTTATCAAAATCTGTAACTTACTTAAAGTAGACTTTAGAAGTAAAGTAAAAATAGTGAATGAAAAAATTGGTTGGTTATCCAAGGCAATTCAACGTAAGAAGGCCATTTCTTACCAAAACTCAATTATAGTGCGATACTAGGAATTCATTGAGATTGTTTTTGGAGAATTGTACTCGACATTGGGTATGTCCTTATGGGCAACCCAATGCCTTGAGTCTTGGAGCATTACACTAAATATATATCAAACAAATCTAAATAAGTTGACCTGATAAAATGCACACTAAATATCTTGCTTTTGCCATACCCTTGTTTCTTGTGCTGATGACATTTGAGTTTTTTATTGCACGCAAACAAGGAAGAAAACTGTACAGTTTTAAGGATACTATTTCAAACCTCAACGTAGGTATTGCCGAAAGGTTGATAGATTGCTTTACGGTAGGGATATTTTATTTTTTCTATGACTATATCCAAAAAAACTGGGGTATTCTTGATATTCAATCGGGCGTTATATCGTGGATAGCCCTTTTATTACTCACCGATTTGTTGTGGTATTGGTATCATCGTTTGGGGCATGAAGTCAATTTGCTTTGGAGCGTACACATTGTACATCACCAAAGCGAAGAGTTTAATTTTACGGTTTCGGCACGTATTACGATATTTCAGGCTGTTGCTCGTACATTTTTCTGGTCTATTTTGCCGATTATTGGTTTTTCGGCCGACATGATTACCATCGTATTGATGATTCATGGTATTTATCCGTTTTTTACTCACACTCGTACAGTAGGTAAATTAGGAATTTTAGAATATATCTTGGTAACACCTTCGCATCACCGTGTGCATCATGCTTGTAACGAGCAATACCTGGATAAAAACTATAGCGATATGTTTATTATCTGGGACA
It includes:
- a CDS encoding cytochrome-c peroxidase, producing the protein MKKCLSILAVVSVVLMSFQYGMQENEPTNKVALGEKLFFDPILSSKKTLSCASCHKPELAFADTVQFSTGVDGAPTDRNTPSAMNLAGRIHLFWDGRSNSLEEQAIQPIISPIEMNLPIEQAVARLNEDKVYSRAFKKIYKSQATEKLLGDALAAYQKTLETANTPYDRYINGDDSAMSAEAIRGRLLFIGKANCSNCHAGEDFTADRFKNIGLFDGKKLNDIGRFKITKDSSHLGHFKVPGLRNVAITPPYMHNGMFKTLREVIEYYNQPDAIVRNGINRDLSLSAPLNLTKSEIADLEAFLRALTDDRFLKK
- a CDS encoding peroxiredoxin family protein, yielding MKSNFLKGACQVSLLSLSLASVSFATEKPILKEGKWRGEFKVNETRVPFNFEIKGKSIESATLTLLNGSRRDDFQVKTIAGDSIFVKMNTYDAALVGKIDENGAFKGVYKSLVPNFRGNSLPFVAEYGKTYRFVEPGQNQKPVTNVSGKWNVKIISKDPNAANSVALLEQKGNKLTGVLMTVVGDTRELEGTIQGNEFRLSGFTGPSPVAIRGKINDDLTSISDGEISFGIYVTQKFEAVKDNKATLPDPYKLTFLKEGYKKLDFTFPDLTGKQVSLSDDKYKGKVVIVEIIGTWCPNCTDQTRFLSPWFKANKHRGVEAIAIGFEQKDDLEYAKYTLGKLRDFFGIEYDILFGGIADKKVATEKLAALNRMAAFPTTIIIDRNGDVREIYTGYTGEITGKYFKDYTKKFNKVLDALIAEPNPYEKATITTASLK
- a CDS encoding TonB-dependent receptor — translated: MGKKTTILYLLLSLFGLNQGFSQQKVVTGKVTSQEDNSPLIGVSVVIKGTNTGTTTTPNGTFRLNYLKGSTLVFSFIGYQTKEVPITSGSEINISLSPSINTLGEVQVVGSRNANRTKLDSPVPVDVVNIKQLQESAPQVTITQILQYVAPSFHSAESSGGDAASATNLAQLRGLSVDQVLVLVNGKRRHKSSNINFGGNGNGSTGYDLNALPTASIERIEVLRDGAAAQYGSDAIAGVINIVLKKNTDNLLVSTTGGVRYSGDGEFTRSSINYGFKTGENGGFVNLTAEFGTQGIAEPVGGGDNGLYTGPIYGGGAGVRDYDAIFTKEIDEAILAKRGLTRKYFNQRSGPNRQKDALTFFNAALPLSNGAEFYAFGGLSYRNSEFTAVRRLPGWGTRNNTFIYPDGFLPAIELGILDKSLAVGIRGKVRGWSVDFSNVYGGNSFTNRVTHSLNASLGLKTPKNFFAGAYGASQNTTSLDFSQYFDKVLHGLNIAFGAQYRVETYYVEKGEPNSYIKADTRTIYDIDTTYQGIPYLQEAGQTALNGTAAGSQIYPGFRPESETNVSRSIVSAYLDLETNITPSWTLSGALRVENFSDFGNVLTGKAATRYQFAPWLAIRGSVSSGFRAPDLAQFYYTAVSTSFLGGVGVDILTASNVSAAARALGIPSLTPEKSRGYTLGFTSKASRNIELSIDAYSIDIDDRIVQTGNFSSSAANLPADLKAAFAATGANQANFFYNAISSRTRGIDITSSYKAQIGNGNFTFIAAANFGKNEIRKINTPKGLEAFVDVIVSPTEKVRVESSIPQRKISLQGLYAIDRWNFLLRTVHFGDVNVATNFGGGNIFYQNFSPKWITDVSAGYKISPTIQVTAGINNVFNVLADYTDQLVAGRRIATPGGGQFVSTGGRAFVRLAATF
- a CDS encoding DUF4397 domain-containing protein, whose product is MTIHSKYLWGIISIIALSLTSCKKSYLDFQEEGEPLSAKIRFVNARNNGASIHFWTYITRVTSSLVTQNQSTNYINTQFGDVQISFSEGSNSTLKASTQFGNAATFGASGGPNGPIPDYYHTVFAIRKKNSVTNDSLILFYDDLVAPAAGKAKVRFVHLAPLVSDIRVKANSNTLFNSIAYGRAGNSIIAGTGLSAYSLGPFVSVDAGTLRFELTKIANESNLALARQEIAVQEGKIYTIYLSGVTDTALTLNSFTHN
- a CDS encoding tetratricopeptide repeat protein — its product is MNQSTQQQLLKGQVFRILLGIVWYWLASYGPITQAQTFDFTPGLQNAYTEVTKFKIPHARQLLAKEPSNNGIKIWLDDLADMITVYANESEGDYDNLYDKADERLDMLEDIDPKSPYNRLLRAEIKFHWALVQMKLGHETKAGMNVIGAYKLLEENKKLFPSFTPTNKILGVIHVLIGSVPENYRWITKILGLKGNIDQGVHELELASQDKIFGTEARFYKLFVQSYILPINDRVRNEVADYIQKNPESLSAVFLGVAIAEKDNKSEQAWRILQKIPTTQGYLVLPIFDLYTGDIYLQKGQYDKAEVYYSNYLKKFRGHSFIKDAHYKLFLCNWLGVEDNKAKGYLLQINNVGKKLSESDKAAQKFYETYAKTKSLPNKALIKARFATDGGYYKEALEYINDLSESVCTSTIEKAEYNFRKGKILQNLNDTDQAITLFERSVTLASNLDTHFGASSSLQLGYIFQKRKDNKKAIGWFEKAISYKKHEYKNSIDNKAQAALTELKE
- a CDS encoding redoxin domain-containing protein, with translation MSTNQLNYIHLNWDRNFPLKTYKKPNRASLLKVGDRFPSLTLDKNALILQHIPYNFDNQPPVHLRRLMNRKPLVISFLSGGWNGYGLKHLQKLVEAYHEILHFGGNLLVVVQATQKEVKEMVQHFDIPFNLLADPHNQLAAQLGLYQPEFPIWERIAGISDDVILPATYVISASEKVVYASVDHNFDKPFKATEMLASVFGASKNIPVVIMQELAA
- a CDS encoding sterol desaturase family protein; translation: MHTKYLAFAIPLFLVLMTFEFFIARKQGRKLYSFKDTISNLNVGIAERLIDCFTVGIFYFFYDYIQKNWGILDIQSGVISWIALLLLTDLLWYWYHRLGHEVNLLWSVHIVHHQSEEFNFTVSARITIFQAVARTFFWSILPIIGFSADMITIVLMIHGIYPFFTHTRTVGKLGILEYILVTPSHHRVHHACNEQYLDKNYSDMFIIWDKIFGTFAEEVEEPVYGLTKPIKSYSFLWQHFHFMLELLYACRQVPTWKEKLKILFGKPEIIDPEIRNTLEHRFLVSVKEESSTGRFKNYVTIQMIVILGILFGVIYYQAQIPVTIQVLIAVLILLTLVNCGALLEQKRWIFYLEYSRLCLTVLIIGIYFSNTFYLSLIVGLLTVISLFFRTLNSQYLRLLYGVN